A stretch of Aureispira sp. CCB-E DNA encodes these proteins:
- a CDS encoding gamma carbonic anhydrase family protein: MALVKSVRGKTPEFGENCFLAENATVLGDVTMGKDCSVWFQAVIRGDVNSIRLGNKVNVQDAAIIHCTYERAATTIGNNVSIGHRAIVHGCTIHDNVLIGMGAMIMDHAVVESNCLIAAGAVVLENSHLESNCIYAGIPAKKVKELSPEQFQDTVARIADNYVKYASWYEEA, encoded by the coding sequence ATGGCTTTAGTTAAATCCGTACGAGGAAAAACACCTGAATTTGGAGAAAATTGTTTTTTAGCAGAAAATGCAACGGTCTTAGGAGATGTAACAATGGGCAAAGATTGTAGTGTCTGGTTTCAGGCTGTTATCCGTGGTGATGTCAATAGTATTCGCTTGGGCAATAAAGTGAATGTACAAGATGCTGCTATCATACATTGTACTTACGAAAGAGCAGCTACGACAATCGGAAACAACGTATCTATTGGGCATCGAGCAATTGTACACGGTTGTACGATCCACGATAATGTTTTGATTGGCATGGGGGCAATGATCATGGATCATGCTGTGGTAGAATCTAATTGTTTGATTGCTGCAGGAGCAGTAGTCTTAGAAAACTCGCACTTGGAAAGCAATTGTATTTATGCGGGAATTCCTGCCAAAAAAGTAAAAGAGTTGAGTCCCGAACAGTTTCAGGATACCGTGGCTCGTATTGCTGATAATTATGTGAAGTATGCGAGTTGGTATGAGGAGGCTTAA